Proteins encoded within one genomic window of Thioploca ingrica:
- a CDS encoding acyl carrier protein, which translates to MSQETVINRLKDVISQELDANITREEIGNDTPLFEEGLGLDSVVLVELISLVEKEFGIKFSDDELRPESFSTVKVLADVVTGKQG; encoded by the coding sequence ATGTCTCAAGAGACCGTTATCAATCGCCTGAAAGATGTTATTTCTCAAGAACTGGATGCTAACATCACTCGGGAAGAAATTGGTAACGATACCCCACTGTTTGAAGAAGGTTTAGGTCTGGATTCTGTCGTTTTGGTGGAGTTAATTTCGCTGGTGGAAAAAGAATTCGGGATTAAATTCTCTGACGATGAACTCCGACCGGAATCCTTTAGTACAGTCAAAGTCCTGGCGGATGTGGTCACGGGCAAACAAGGCTAG
- a CDS encoding cytochrome c, class I produces the protein MKSWQLASLTLGGLMTIAQPAFSDSKVTYDPNTEMVYIPRVQVGNDQYEARMKYESAQARFVLTEAKLISALTFKDREQPNFNKILTLTEIVAQLPQIDIEVFDPVENRNKTFRGVSTNALLDLIYGEQWRNREELLTTALDGYQSSFPVERLLKYDSYVAYEQIDRPQFILIKAADGKLVELGPFWLIWNNITYPELKASVSYAWPWQLAGFELVKFADLFANSIPPADSSEQIQTGFLSTREFCMNCHKVNGDGGKKAPDLIQAGLVANNTNARIKELITNINVAPVSGMVLRDELSNRDQVADDIIAYLKAMEIKK, from the coding sequence ATGAAGTCTTGGCAGTTGGCTAGCTTAACTCTAGGTGGACTAATGACTATTGCCCAGCCTGCATTTAGCGATAGTAAGGTAACTTACGATCCCAACACTGAAATGGTATATATTCCTCGAGTTCAGGTCGGCAATGATCAATATGAAGCTAGGATGAAGTATGAATCCGCTCAAGCGAGATTTGTTCTGACTGAAGCGAAACTGATTTCTGCATTGACTTTCAAAGATCGTGAACAACCGAATTTCAATAAAATCCTCACCCTAACAGAAATAGTGGCTCAATTACCCCAAATCGATATCGAAGTGTTTGATCCAGTAGAAAACCGTAACAAAACTTTTAGAGGTGTTTCTACTAATGCGTTGCTGGATCTAATCTATGGAGAACAATGGCGTAACAGAGAAGAACTATTAACAACTGCTTTAGATGGATACCAATCTTCTTTTCCAGTAGAAAGGTTGCTTAAATACGATAGTTATGTCGCTTATGAACAGATTGATAGACCACAATTTATCTTGATTAAAGCCGCTGATGGTAAGTTGGTCGAGTTGGGGCCATTTTGGCTCATTTGGAACAACATCACTTATCCAGAATTAAAGGCGTCGGTATCATACGCATGGCCTTGGCAATTAGCGGGTTTTGAATTAGTCAAATTTGCTGACCTATTCGCTAATTCAATTCCGCCAGCAGATAGTTCAGAACAAATTCAAACTGGGTTTTTATCAACACGCGAATTTTGTATGAATTGCCATAAAGTCAATGGGGATGGCGGTAAAAAAGCACCCGATTTAATCCAAGCAGGATTAGTTGCTAATAACACCAATGCAAGAATTAAAGAACTCATTACTAATATTAATGTTGCCCCAGTTAGCGGCATGGTCTTACGTGATGAGTTGTCTAATCGAGATCAAGTTGCTGACGATATCATTGCTTATTTAAAAGCTATGGAGATTAAAAAATAA
- a CDS encoding cation transport ATPase encodes MIHLLGILLFSGSLAGAYTAKHLTRGKNGEEIFTPAPKSPSDKLILPKAQNTLVTPRIGIEQEAELNHYLQVAGVGLVLAAAGHLLYFPLGLLSLPILGYVTLDVFENAYECLKEKELRISVLESTAIGTGIGSGLYALSAFATVIYFASSKMLYKTRHKTQSRLTDIFSGHPPTVWLLKDGVEISVPLEQIRKGDRIVINTGEMVPIDGIVEEGIATLDQHMLTGEAQPEERTVDQQVFATTLVISGRITVRVEQTGAETVAAHIAAILDHTDSYISTLQIRSEQLANDSVAPTLGLAGFALLITGPMSMAVVLCSNFSDVMSFTVPLGMLNYLRIASRAGLLIKDGRSLEQLLKVDTVVFDKTGTLTLEQPHVSTIYPAAGFTEQQVLFYTAAAEYRQTHPIAKAVLDAAAKQGLELPLIDEAQYRIGYGLRVNLEGQVVRVGSVHFMQRENIVLPESFAAVEQNAHQHGYSLIYTAVNEALCGAVELRPTVRPEAAQVVRHLYERGLQVYILSGDHEGPVKNLAAELGIDAYIAETLPEDKSKVIEKLQQQGKSVCFVGDGINDSIALKKAAVSVSLQDASHVAMDSAQIILTNKNLMQLLDALDIAKRFGNNQKLTINLGVVAPSLICMGGGLFLGFTVTNTLVFYCASAALGVGSAMLPLLQEHRRKE; translated from the coding sequence ATGATTCACTTATTGGGAATTCTTTTATTTAGTGGCAGTTTAGCGGGTGCTTACACGGCTAAACACCTTACTAGAGGTAAAAATGGTGAAGAAATATTCACTCCGGCTCCGAAATCACCCAGTGATAAGCTAATCCTTCCCAAAGCTCAGAACACTTTAGTCACCCCTAGGATTGGAATAGAGCAAGAGGCAGAGCTAAATCATTATTTGCAAGTCGCCGGCGTGGGACTGGTACTGGCAGCGGCGGGCCATTTGCTCTACTTTCCTCTCGGCTTGTTAAGTCTTCCTATCTTGGGATACGTGACCCTGGATGTGTTTGAAAATGCTTACGAGTGCTTGAAAGAAAAAGAGTTGCGCATTTCCGTGCTGGAATCCACCGCTATCGGCACTGGAATTGGCAGTGGTTTATATGCCTTGAGTGCTTTTGCGACCGTGATTTATTTTGCTTCTTCAAAAATGCTTTACAAAACCCGGCACAAAACTCAAAGCCGGCTGACGGATATTTTCAGCGGTCATCCTCCAACCGTGTGGCTGCTCAAAGATGGCGTGGAAATCAGTGTCCCCCTGGAGCAAATTCGCAAAGGGGATCGAATTGTGATCAACACTGGGGAGATGGTTCCTATCGATGGGATCGTTGAAGAGGGAATTGCTACCCTTGACCAACACATGCTAACTGGCGAGGCACAGCCGGAAGAAAGAACCGTGGATCAACAGGTCTTTGCCACCACCCTGGTAATTTCTGGACGGATTACGGTGCGCGTGGAACAAACTGGAGCGGAGACAGTCGCTGCCCATATCGCGGCAATTTTAGACCATACCGATAGTTATATTTCAACCTTGCAAATCCGTAGTGAACAACTAGCGAATGATTCGGTAGCTCCTACCCTTGGCCTTGCCGGATTCGCTCTGTTAATTACTGGCCCAATGTCTATGGCGGTGGTGCTCTGTTCCAATTTTTCTGATGTGATGAGTTTCACTGTGCCTTTGGGGATGCTTAATTATCTGCGCATCGCCTCACGCGCGGGCTTACTCATCAAGGACGGACGTTCCCTAGAGCAATTGCTTAAAGTGGATACCGTGGTTTTCGACAAAACCGGCACTTTGACCCTAGAACAACCCCATGTGAGTACAATTTATCCGGCTGCAGGCTTTACCGAACAACAAGTATTATTCTATACTGCTGCGGCGGAATATCGGCAAACTCACCCCATTGCTAAGGCAGTGCTTGATGCGGCTGCAAAGCAAGGACTGGAACTACCACTGATTGATGAGGCACAATACCGTATTGGTTACGGCCTCCGCGTAAATCTGGAAGGGCAGGTGGTGCGTGTAGGTAGTGTGCACTTCATGCAGCGGGAGAATATTGTCTTGCCAGAATCTTTCGCCGCCGTGGAACAAAACGCTCACCAGCACGGTTATTCCTTGATATACACCGCTGTGAACGAGGCTTTGTGTGGGGCGGTAGAATTACGCCCTACAGTGCGCCCAGAAGCAGCGCAAGTGGTACGCCACCTGTATGAACGTGGTTTGCAAGTCTACATCCTCTCTGGAGACCATGAAGGCCCGGTGAAAAATCTCGCGGCAGAATTAGGTATCGATGCCTACATCGCGGAAACTCTACCCGAAGATAAATCCAAAGTCATTGAGAAATTGCAACAACAGGGTAAATCGGTGTGTTTTGTGGGGGATGGCATTAACGATTCCATTGCCCTAAAAAAAGCGGCTGTCTCGGTATCTCTACAAGATGCTTCGCACGTAGCTATGGACAGTGCACAAATCATCTTAACGAACAAGAATTTAATGCAACTACTGGATGCCCTAGACATAGCTAAGCGTTTCGGCAACAATCAAAAGTTGACTATTAACCTAGGCGTCGTTGCACCCAGTCTTATCTGTATGGGAGGAGGCCTGTTTTTGGGGTTTACGGTGACCAACACCCTGGTGTTTTATTGCGCCAGCGCGGCACTTGGGGTGGGCAGCGCCATGTTGCCTTTATTACAAGAGCACCGCCGGAAGGAATGA
- a CDS encoding actin/actin family protein codes for MAKTYHAGIDLGTSRSTITTSTGKRLTTLTCVGYCKDLIARKRFGKNYLLGEEVLKHRLALDVVWPLADGVICEDEKSLEATRLILQQLINATLPEKRDEDRLFAAIGVPTQANLNSKKAILEATGPLVNKLLIVSEAFAVAYALDRFDECLIVDIGAGTTDLCRMHGSFAEAEDQITLNEAGNYLEAVLTKAILEKYPEVQLTPQIIKHIKEKYGYVYDVSEPVIVTLTRQGILDKYDLTQILHTACSKLIPPISKAIQELVGSFDPEFQERLRNNIILAGGGSRLKGIDRAIEKNLEPYGGGRAICVTDAEFCGSIGTLKMCEDMPEEYWEQL; via the coding sequence GTGGCTAAGACCTATCATGCCGGCATCGATCTTGGCACTAGCCGTTCCACTATTACTACTTCCACCGGCAAACGCTTGACCACCCTGACCTGCGTGGGTTATTGCAAGGATTTGATTGCTAGAAAACGTTTCGGGAAGAATTATTTGCTTGGCGAAGAAGTGCTAAAGCACCGACTCGCACTGGATGTGGTGTGGCCACTAGCGGACGGGGTCATTTGTGAAGACGAAAAATCTCTGGAAGCCACGCGCCTGATTTTGCAACAGTTGATTAACGCAACCCTACCAGAAAAACGGGATGAAGACCGATTGTTCGCCGCTATCGGGGTACCCACTCAAGCTAATTTAAATAGCAAGAAAGCCATTCTGGAGGCAACTGGGCCTTTGGTGAACAAGTTGCTCATTGTCAGTGAAGCATTCGCTGTGGCCTATGCCCTGGATCGGTTTGACGAGTGCTTAATCGTGGACATCGGTGCGGGCACCACCGATCTGTGCCGTATGCACGGTTCTTTCGCGGAAGCGGAAGATCAAATCACTCTTAATGAAGCCGGTAATTATCTAGAAGCGGTGCTAACTAAAGCTATCCTGGAGAAATACCCGGAAGTTCAGTTGACCCCGCAAATTATCAAGCATATTAAGGAAAAATACGGCTATGTATACGATGTGTCAGAACCCGTCATAGTTACCCTCACTCGGCAGGGCATTCTTGATAAATATGATTTGACCCAGATCCTACATACCGCTTGCTCCAAACTGATTCCGCCCATCAGCAAGGCAATTCAAGAATTAGTGGGCAGCTTCGACCCAGAGTTTCAGGAGCGCTTACGTAATAACATTATCCTCGCCGGAGGTGGTTCGCGCCTTAAAGGCATCGACCGTGCTATCGAGAAGAATCTGGAACCCTATGGCGGCGGTCGAGCCATTTGCGTAACCGACGCCGAGTTCTGTGGCAGCATAGGTACGCTGAAAATGTGCGAAGACATGCCAGAGGAATACTGGGAGCAACTTTAA
- a CDS encoding AMP-dependent synthetase and ligase — protein sequence MKFIGCLAEERQITDNVLTDGLFSLSYGQILGCFEQFNRVFTENGFEPHDCFILEVENTIPTALTLLYLLENAYSMLLLPGGSLIGNSPPLPSFCRYALTAQVLDRDEVEALNPARFLNITANPAWEPNSPLLEETSAKLLLRTSGSTGTPKMAVHTHANLHSNVLNCVHRFALSYADRVVIPAPIYHMYGLGAAFLPSIAAGAALDLQKGANLLKFIQRETTFNPNVAFMTPSFANTLLQTRKSAHLYRLTVTAGDRFRTDSFARYETTFGPLVQLYGSTELGAIAAGTPALPMEVRQRTAGLPMPDVQFRLQGQDSEGELWCKHTYGFKGYVDMRGNPVDLGADGWFCTKDFARLSPEGYLEVLGRSDHSVNRDGLLVFFADLEKIIGTLEQVEAVAVTAGSETERGKKLIAYCVIAKDSSLSAKAIRAHCFDKLPRRVVPDEVRILDSLPLLPNGKVDRVKLTAR from the coding sequence ATGAAGTTCATCGGTTGCCTAGCTGAAGAACGGCAAATAACTGACAATGTTCTCACTGACGGTCTATTTTCGCTATCTTACGGGCAAATTCTAGGTTGCTTCGAGCAGTTCAACCGTGTATTTACGGAAAATGGGTTTGAACCACACGACTGTTTCATCCTGGAAGTAGAGAACACCATTCCAACTGCTCTAACCCTGTTGTACCTGCTGGAAAACGCTTACAGTATGCTTCTTCTGCCTGGCGGCAGCTTGATCGGCAACTCACCACCCCTACCGAGTTTTTGCCGCTATGCGTTGACGGCACAAGTACTAGATAGGGATGAGGTGGAAGCCTTGAATCCCGCCCGATTTTTGAACATCACAGCAAATCCGGCGTGGGAACCCAACAGTCCCTTGCTTGAAGAAACTTCCGCTAAATTGCTGCTGCGCACTTCCGGCAGTACGGGAACGCCCAAAATGGCCGTGCATACCCATGCTAATCTGCATAGTAATGTGCTCAACTGCGTGCACCGCTTCGCTTTAAGTTACGCCGACCGGGTGGTGATACCCGCGCCGATTTACCACATGTACGGCCTGGGTGCAGCATTTCTACCTAGCATAGCGGCGGGTGCGGCGCTAGATTTGCAAAAAGGAGCCAACCTGTTGAAGTTTATCCAGCGTGAGACGACTTTCAATCCCAATGTGGCCTTCATGACTCCATCCTTTGCTAATACCTTGTTGCAAACGCGCAAGTCGGCACACCTTTACCGCCTCACTGTGACTGCGGGTGACCGCTTCCGCACCGATAGTTTTGCGCGTTACGAAACCACCTTTGGGCCGCTGGTGCAACTTTACGGCAGTACCGAACTAGGGGCCATCGCCGCAGGCACTCCGGCTCTGCCCATGGAAGTGCGTCAACGCACTGCGGGTTTGCCCATGCCAGACGTACAATTTCGGCTCCAGGGGCAAGATAGCGAAGGCGAGTTATGGTGCAAACACACCTATGGTTTCAAGGGCTACGTGGATATGCGCGGAAACCCGGTCGATTTAGGGGCAGACGGCTGGTTTTGCACCAAGGACTTCGCCAGACTCAGCCCCGAAGGGTATCTGGAAGTCTTGGGCAGAAGCGACCACAGCGTCAACCGCGATGGCCTGCTAGTGTTTTTCGCGGACTTGGAAAAAATCATCGGGACTCTGGAACAAGTAGAAGCGGTGGCGGTGACTGCTGGCAGTGAAACTGAGCGTGGCAAAAAACTAATTGCCTACTGCGTGATTGCTAAAGACAGTAGTTTGTCCGCTAAAGCTATCCGTGCGCATTGTTTCGACAAACTACCTCGCCGGGTGGTGCCCGATGAAGTGCGTATTCTCGATTCTCTGCCACTCCTGCCTAATGGCAAAGTGGATAGAGTAAAACTGACAGCCCGTTAA
- a CDS encoding oxygen-independent coproporphyrinogen III oxidase — protein MQVESQNPELAHHYPHDLSASRRRFIANLEPSRRGFVTNYPNFQHWKKTGPSQVQLVSPLNIYVHIPFCAQQCSYCYYRTVTGSRKSEMDRYVDALCKEIEMSSERFGLRERPISSIYFGGGTPTLLDERGLNQITETLHKYFKLDSNNLPEFTVEGEPVTVIKKKADVLKNIGANRISMGVQSLCDHVLKLSNRQDTEKKVTRAIGFAQETGAVVNIDLMSGLAGETMDTWKYSVKRALELGVESITVYKTELYANTQYFKDLRNEKISLPTDEQEIEFMRYAMEQFEEASYRPWCFFTFTKQGKYQHVHATRIWEGEDYFPFGVSAFGRLGSQLFQNTNEVDHYVEQVETGETPIFRGHRMTALDEMVRDVLLGIKLNYLSYEYFRDKYGFNLDTLCGGSIEELAQKGYVKRTDGKLVLTQEGMVQGDYSGKFLAKALLARHAA, from the coding sequence ATGCAAGTTGAATCACAGAACCCTGAACTGGCTCATCACTACCCGCATGACCTGAGTGCTTCTAGAAGACGTTTTATCGCCAATTTAGAACCTTCTAGACGAGGATTCGTGACCAATTACCCGAATTTTCAGCACTGGAAAAAAACCGGTCCTTCACAAGTCCAGCTTGTTTCCCCGCTCAATATTTACGTGCATATTCCTTTCTGCGCCCAGCAGTGCTCTTATTGCTATTACCGCACCGTAACGGGTAGTCGCAAGTCGGAGATGGATCGCTACGTGGACGCACTGTGCAAAGAAATAGAAATGTCCTCGGAACGCTTTGGCTTACGTGAGCGTCCTATCAGTTCTATTTACTTTGGTGGTGGTACGCCAACCTTGCTGGATGAACGGGGGCTAAACCAGATTACAGAAACCCTGCACAAATATTTCAAACTGGACAGCAACAACTTGCCAGAGTTCACCGTGGAAGGCGAACCGGTCACGGTGATTAAGAAAAAAGCAGACGTTTTGAAAAACATCGGGGCCAATCGTATCAGCATGGGTGTACAATCGCTGTGTGACCACGTGTTAAAGCTTTCTAACCGCCAAGATACCGAGAAAAAAGTCACCCGTGCTATCGGTTTTGCCCAGGAAACCGGTGCGGTGGTAAATATCGATCTGATGAGTGGCTTGGCTGGGGAAACGATGGATACCTGGAAATACAGCGTTAAGCGTGCCTTGGAACTCGGGGTAGAAAGTATTACCGTATATAAGACCGAACTATACGCCAACACCCAGTATTTCAAAGACCTGCGCAACGAAAAAATTAGCTTGCCTACAGACGAGCAAGAAATCGAGTTCATGCGCTATGCCATGGAGCAATTTGAAGAAGCAAGTTACCGGCCCTGGTGTTTCTTCACTTTCACCAAGCAGGGCAAATACCAACATGTCCACGCCACTCGCATCTGGGAAGGGGAAGATTATTTTCCATTCGGTGTATCTGCGTTTGGCCGATTAGGCTCGCAGTTGTTTCAGAACACCAATGAGGTAGACCATTACGTGGAACAGGTAGAAACAGGTGAAACCCCAATCTTTCGGGGCCACCGCATGACCGCGCTGGATGAAATGGTACGCGACGTATTGCTGGGTATCAAATTGAACTACCTAAGTTACGAGTATTTCCGCGACAAATACGGCTTTAACTTGGATACCCTGTGCGGCGGTTCGATTGAGGAGTTAGCGCAAAAGGGTTATGTGAAACGTACCGATGGTAAACTCGTCTTAACTCAAGAAGGTATGGTGCAGGGCGACTATAGCGGTAAATTTCTCGCTAAGGCTTTACTTGCTCGACATGCGGCGTAA
- a CDS encoding carbamoyltransferase has protein sequence MIVLSFNGFSKASACFGIHFNARGIDRNRLAGHDAAAALFIDGKLLAAAEEERFSRVKKTSTFPKQAIEYCLREGNLSLRDVDYIAFPWDFSEKVMTDSFTDILQSPAPLAKKLELIDKWKSIYFHIFSYDRIIEDFNCHLKTDFGADKFIFVHHHVAHTLCGFLISGMQKSAFLITDGRGETSSSIMGEISRDSYRVLDEATLSIPNSMGMLYRKFTRYLGFMPNNDEYKVMALATFANSPPNYEVDKFMELLPNGQIKLKIPDSDVEYYHFFNDYFGPQSEKRDYAMAYFVQHLTEMAITHQINYLQEKTDADILIIEGGVALNCVNNSKVLANFRFKDVQVGFAANDGGVTIGAGFYPFYQQKIFDETPVMPYLGPAFGEDDVQAALDTKSDQIEFRKLDWDTLCDEVVEHLMNKKIIGWFQDRMEYGPRALGNRSILANPTFTDMKDIINAKVKYREAFRPFAGVILADEADKYFEMGKKKESLFMTFVFKSRPEAHDKLASAIHVDNTSRLQTVTPAQNFKLHSLLTKFLSKTGLPCLINTSFNVQGEPIVCTPMDAVNCFLNSGIDVLVVENYLVTKK, from the coding sequence ATGATTGTTTTGAGCTTTAATGGCTTCAGCAAAGCTTCCGCATGTTTTGGTATTCATTTTAACGCACGGGGTATCGACCGTAACCGCTTGGCCGGGCATGACGCCGCTGCAGCATTGTTTATCGATGGTAAATTGCTCGCCGCCGCCGAAGAAGAACGCTTTTCTAGAGTCAAGAAAACTTCTACTTTTCCAAAGCAGGCTATTGAGTACTGTCTGCGTGAGGGCAACCTCTCGCTACGCGACGTGGATTATATCGCTTTCCCATGGGATTTTTCTGAAAAAGTCATGACTGATTCGTTTACGGACATACTACAGTCCCCCGCACCTTTAGCGAAAAAGTTAGAACTTATCGACAAATGGAAAAGTATTTACTTTCATATATTTTCTTATGACCGGATTATTGAAGATTTTAACTGCCATCTGAAAACAGATTTTGGCGCGGACAAGTTTATCTTCGTACACCATCATGTCGCGCATACCTTATGTGGCTTCCTTATCTCGGGTATGCAGAAAAGCGCCTTCTTGATCACGGACGGTAGGGGAGAAACCTCCTCCTCGATTATGGGAGAAATCAGTCGCGACAGCTACCGAGTTCTCGACGAAGCTACCCTCAGTATCCCTAACTCCATGGGTATGTTGTATCGTAAGTTTACCCGCTACCTCGGATTCATGCCAAATAACGACGAATACAAAGTCATGGCCCTGGCAACTTTCGCTAACTCGCCACCGAATTACGAAGTGGATAAATTCATGGAACTGTTGCCCAACGGGCAGATTAAACTCAAGATTCCAGATAGTGATGTGGAGTATTATCACTTTTTCAACGACTATTTCGGTCCGCAAAGCGAAAAACGCGATTACGCGATGGCGTACTTCGTCCAGCACCTGACCGAAATGGCTATTACCCACCAGATTAACTATCTCCAGGAAAAAACGGATGCTGACATCTTGATCATCGAAGGCGGTGTTGCCCTGAACTGTGTCAACAACAGCAAAGTGCTGGCGAATTTCCGCTTCAAAGACGTACAGGTTGGATTTGCTGCCAACGATGGTGGTGTGACCATCGGCGCAGGTTTTTATCCGTTCTATCAACAAAAAATCTTCGACGAAACGCCGGTCATGCCTTATCTAGGGCCGGCTTTTGGTGAGGACGATGTGCAGGCGGCTCTGGATACCAAATCAGACCAAATCGAATTCCGCAAGCTGGACTGGGACACGTTGTGCGACGAGGTGGTGGAACACCTGATGAACAAGAAGATCATTGGCTGGTTCCAGGATCGCATGGAATACGGCCCACGCGCTTTGGGCAACCGTAGCATCCTGGCCAATCCCACCTTCACGGACATGAAAGACATCATCAACGCCAAGGTCAAATACCGCGAAGCGTTTCGACCCTTCGCTGGGGTCATCCTGGCCGATGAAGCGGACAAATATTTTGAGATGGGCAAAAAGAAAGAGTCGCTGTTCATGACCTTCGTCTTCAAGTCCCGCCCGGAAGCCCACGACAAGCTGGCCAGCGCAATACACGTGGACAACACTTCCCGTCTCCAGACGGTCACTCCAGCGCAAAACTTCAAGTTACATAGCCTGCTAACCAAGTTCTTGAGCAAAACTGGGTTGCCTTGTTTGATTAACACCTCCTTCAATGTCCAGGGTGAACCCATCGTGTGCACGCCGATGGATGCGGTGAACTGTTTTCTCAACAGCGGCATCGACGTACTGGTGGTGGAAAATTATCTGGTCACGAAAAAATAA
- a CDS encoding cadmium-transporting ATPase, producing the protein MIVQIAALAALLFVSFKKTEAVIVGEYIPKDEAKIKFVDTTTATPVRKTVSTQEKDSFQRKNIAALSALGLSSIGFVFKPMNLVSLPFTLYALQDLFKITYIQLKQSKVTAYTLITIAIAGTCFIPGGFFLSSLITVLFIWSIKLTNMLTEKSRQDIADIFEKKPDYVWLVVDNLEIKTPYEQIKPGDILVVQAGNSIPADGNIVEGMASIDQHILTGESQPVEKQAGDPVFSSTILLSGKIYLKVTQAGAETTVAKITSILNNTVDFKSTVQMRSEKLSQDLVIPALVGGVVAIPLLGLNGALAVINSHPKEKMTFVAPISTLNYLNIAVKHNILIKDGRSLELLNAVDTVVFDKTGTLTEECPVVGEIHCLKQYYPNEILTYAATAEYKQTHPLAKAILHEAENRGINLPSIEETEYKLGYGVSVMIHHKKIQVGSARFMQAENLEIPAFLLEQQNYSQEQGHTLVMVAMDGDVCGGIELLPQIRPEAWEVIHYLKTHNKKTCIISGDHETPTQSLAKQLGIDEYFAQVLPHEKAEIIKKLQAQGRVVCYVGDGINDSIALKQAQVAVSLSGASSIAVDTAEVILMDKGLTHLPFLFDVAKNYNNNMNMTFAIMLAPAAISVGGAFLLHYGLAQSIVLNLLGLVGGVANAMLPALSHQPDESS; encoded by the coding sequence ATGATTGTACAAATAGCCGCTTTAGCCGCACTGCTGTTCGTTAGTTTTAAAAAAACCGAGGCCGTGATAGTTGGCGAATATATTCCTAAGGACGAGGCCAAAATAAAATTCGTTGATACTACGACGGCCACTCCAGTGAGGAAAACCGTATCAACTCAAGAAAAAGATTCGTTCCAAAGAAAGAATATTGCTGCCTTATCCGCTTTAGGGTTATCCAGCATCGGTTTTGTGTTTAAACCCATGAACCTTGTCAGCTTGCCGTTCACACTTTATGCACTGCAAGACCTGTTTAAGATAACCTATATACAATTAAAGCAAAGTAAAGTCACCGCCTACACCCTAATTACCATCGCCATCGCTGGTACGTGCTTCATTCCGGGTGGGTTCTTTCTTTCCAGTCTAATCACCGTACTATTTATCTGGAGCATTAAACTCACCAATATGCTCACTGAAAAATCCAGACAGGATATCGCTGATATTTTTGAAAAGAAACCAGATTATGTATGGCTAGTGGTGGATAATTTAGAAATTAAAACACCTTATGAGCAAATCAAGCCTGGGGACATTTTGGTGGTGCAAGCCGGTAATTCCATTCCGGCAGACGGGAACATCGTCGAAGGGATGGCGAGTATCGATCAACATATCTTGACTGGAGAATCACAACCCGTCGAAAAGCAAGCCGGCGATCCCGTTTTTTCTTCTACAATCCTGCTGTCCGGTAAAATTTACCTCAAAGTAACACAAGCGGGAGCAGAAACTACGGTGGCCAAGATTACCAGCATTTTGAACAATACCGTGGATTTCAAATCCACAGTACAAATGCGCTCGGAGAAACTCTCCCAGGATCTGGTGATACCGGCCTTGGTAGGAGGCGTGGTTGCCATTCCTCTGTTGGGATTGAACGGCGCATTAGCCGTAATCAACTCCCATCCCAAGGAAAAAATGACTTTTGTTGCACCCATTAGCACTTTAAATTACCTCAATATCGCGGTCAAACACAATATCTTGATCAAAGACGGACGTTCCCTAGAACTGCTCAATGCCGTGGATACGGTAGTATTTGATAAAACCGGTACCCTGACCGAAGAATGCCCGGTGGTGGGTGAGATCCATTGTCTAAAACAGTATTACCCCAACGAAATCCTTACCTATGCCGCAACGGCAGAATACAAGCAGACCCATCCGTTGGCCAAAGCCATCTTGCACGAGGCGGAAAACCGTGGTATCAACTTGCCATCCATTGAGGAAACTGAATATAAATTGGGTTATGGTGTGTCCGTGATGATTCACCATAAAAAAATCCAGGTGGGTAGTGCCCGCTTCATGCAAGCGGAAAATCTAGAAATCCCGGCGTTCTTGTTGGAACAGCAGAACTATTCCCAAGAACAAGGCCATACCTTAGTAATGGTGGCCATGGACGGTGACGTGTGCGGCGGGATTGAATTGTTGCCTCAAATCCGTCCGGAAGCTTGGGAAGTCATTCATTATCTGAAAACCCATAATAAAAAGACTTGCATTATTTCAGGTGATCATGAGACACCTACTCAAAGTTTAGCGAAACAACTGGGGATTGATGAGTACTTTGCACAAGTGTTGCCTCATGAAAAAGCTGAAATTATCAAAAAATTGCAAGCACAGGGTCGAGTGGTGTGCTATGTAGGTGATGGTATCAACGATTCCATCGCTTTAAAACAGGCGCAGGTGGCGGTGTCCTTGAGCGGTGCTTCCAGCATCGCGGTAGACACGGCGGAAGTCATTCTCATGGATAAAGGCTTGACTCATTTGCCGTTTCTGTTTGACGTAGCAAAAAATTATAATAACAACATGAATATGACTTTCGCTATCATGCTAGCACCGGCGGCTATCAGCGTGGGTGGGGCATTTTTGCTGCATTATGGCTTGGCCCAAAGTATTGTCTTGAATCTCCTAGGACTGGTAGGAGGTGTAGCCAATGCTATGCTGCCGGCGTTAAGCCACCAACCCGATGAGAGTTCATAA